From Microbacterium sp. LWH7-1.2:
GGCAAGGCGCTCGACAAGCGCGTGGAGGACTTGCTGGCCCAGGTGGAGCTGCCCAAGTCGTACCGCAACCGCTTCCCGCACGAACTCTCGGGCGGCCAGCGGCAGCGCGTCGGCATCGCGCGCGCTCTGGCGCTCGCTCCCGAGCTGTTGGTCGCGGACGAGCCGACTTCCGCACTGGACGTCTCTGTGCAGGCCCGGTTCCTCGACCTGCTGCAGGAACTTCAGCAGCAGCTGCAGTTCGCTTGCCTCTTCATCAGCCACGACCTCGCAGTCGTCGACATCCTGTCGCACCGCATCGCGGTGATGCACCACGGCAAACTGGTGGAGACGGGGACGCGCGACGAGATCCTGCGCGGCGCCACCGACGCGTACACACAGCGTCTCATCGCCGCGGTTCCGGTTCCGAACCCCGAAGAGCAGAAGCTGCGCCGCGAGGCCCGCGCTGTCTTGCTGAAGCGGACCGGCACCGAGGACTGACACGAGAGGAGCGGCGACGAGCCGCATCTCGCGTGCCTCATCGCGGCCATCCCGGTGCCCGACCCCGAGGAGCAGCGCGTGCGCCGCGAAGCGCGTGCGGCCCTGCTCGAAGCGGGCCTGGAGGGCTGATCCGGCGCCGAAAGGCGATACACAGCAGCGCCCAATAGAATGGGGATGCCGGCATTCCGGCATCCCCATTCTCTTTCAAGGATTCCCTCATGGCGCGCGCCCTCCGTCCGGACCTCCGCAACGTGGCTATCGTCGCTCACGTCGACCACGGCAAGACCACCCTCGTCGACGCGATGCTCCGCCAGACCGGCTCGTTCGGCGAGCACGCTCACGTCGAGGAGCGCGCGATGGACTCGAACGACCTCGAGCGCGAAAAGGGCATCACGATCCTCGCGAAGAACACCGCGATCACGTACAACGGCGTCCACACCGACGTCCCCGTCACGATCAACGTGATCGACACCCCCGGCCACGCCGACTTCGGTGGCGAGGTCGAGCGCGGCCTGTCGATGGTCGACGGCGTCGTGCTGCTCGTCGACGCGAGCGAGGGCCCACTCCCGCAGACCCGCTTCGTCCTCCGCAAGGCGCTGGAGGCGAAGCTCCCCGTCATCCTCCTGGTCAACAAGACCGATCGCCCCGACGCGCGCATCGCCGAGGTCGAGGAGGAGGCGCACGACCTGCTGCTCGGCCTCGCGTCAGACCTCCACGAGGACGTGCCCGACCTCGACATCGACGCCCTGCTGGACGTCCCCGTCGTGTACGCGAGCGGACGCGCGGGCGCGGCATCCCGTACTCGTCCCGCCAACGGAGAGCTCCCCGACAACGCAGACCTCGAGCCGCTCTTCGAGGCGATCCTCGAGCACGTGCCCGCCCCGGCGTACGACGACGAGGCGCCGCTGCAGGCGTGGGTCACGAACCTCGACTCGAGCCCGTTCCTCGGCCGTCTCGCGCTGCTGCGCGTCTTCAACGGCACGCTGAAGAAGGGCCAGACGGTCGCCTGGGTGCGTCACGACGGGACGCACTCGAACGCCCGAATCACCGAGCTGCTGAAGACGCGCGCCCTCGAGCGCTACCCGGCGGAAGAGGCCGGTCCCGGCGACATCGTCGCCATCGCCGGAATCGAGGAGATCACGATCGGCGAGACGATCGCCGACCCCGAGGATGTCCGGCCGCTCCCCGCGATCACGGTCGACGACCCCGCCATCTCGATGACGATCGGCACGAACACCTCGCCGCTGGTCGGCAAGGTCAAGGGTCACAAGGTCACCGCCCGAATGGTGAAGGACCGCCTGGACCGCGAGCTCATCGGCAACGTCTCGCTCAAGGTCGTCGACATCGGACGCCCCGACGCGTGGGAGGTGCAGGGCCGCGGCGAGCTCGCACTGGCGATCCTCGTCGAGAAC
This genomic window contains:
- the typA gene encoding translational GTPase TypA; protein product: MARALRPDLRNVAIVAHVDHGKTTLVDAMLRQTGSFGEHAHVEERAMDSNDLEREKGITILAKNTAITYNGVHTDVPVTINVIDTPGHADFGGEVERGLSMVDGVVLLVDASEGPLPQTRFVLRKALEAKLPVILLVNKTDRPDARIAEVEEEAHDLLLGLASDLHEDVPDLDIDALLDVPVVYASGRAGAASRTRPANGELPDNADLEPLFEAILEHVPAPAYDDEAPLQAWVTNLDSSPFLGRLALLRVFNGTLKKGQTVAWVRHDGTHSNARITELLKTRALERYPAEEAGPGDIVAIAGIEEITIGETIADPEDVRPLPAITVDDPAISMTIGTNTSPLVGKVKGHKVTARMVKDRLDRELIGNVSLKVVDIGRPDAWEVQGRGELALAILVENMRREGFELTVGKPQVVTRKGEDGKVKEPYEHLTIDAPEEYLGAITQLMASRKGRMETMVNHGTGWVRMEFIVPSRGLIGFRTEFLSMTRGTGIANAISHGYDDWAGHIVARQNGSIVADRAGVVTPFAMIALQERMSFFVQPTEEVYEGMVVGENSRADDMDVNITKEKKLTNMRSSTADAFESMTPPRLLSLEESLEFARDDECVEVTPEKVRIRKVILDATERGRAASRLKRQDANA